The following proteins are encoded in a genomic region of Glycine max cultivar Williams 82 chromosome 18, Glycine_max_v4.0, whole genome shotgun sequence:
- the LOC100784875 gene encoding uncharacterized protein isoform X2, whose translation MHDHSLQYPLPCLYCHPYSYIRMVQNLIERCILFHMSQDQCVRALAEHAGIKPLVTVTVWKELQKENKEFFRAYLQVTTPRPLFMNVFKGDQIWQEGNTGND comes from the exons ATGCATGATCACAGTCTTCAATACCCTCTTCCTTGTTTGTATTGCCACCCTTATAGCTATATTAGGATG GTTCAAAATCTCATAGAGAGATGCATTCTCTTTCACATGAGCCAAGACCAGTGCGTAAGGGCACTGGCAGAACATGCAGGGATTAAGCCACTTGTTACTGTTACAG TGTGGAAAGAGTTGCAAAAGGAGAACAAGGAGTTCTTTAGAGCATATTTGCAAGTTACCACTCCCAGGCCATTATTCATGA ATGTTTTCAAAGGAGACCAAATTTGGCAAGAAGGAAACACTGGAAATGATTAA
- the LOC100784875 gene encoding uncharacterized protein isoform X1, with the protein MHDHSLQYPLPCLYCHPYSYIRMVQNLIERCILFHMSQDQCVRALAEHAGIKPLVTVTVWKELQKENKEFFRAYLQVTTPRPLFMSRCFQRRPNLARRKHWK; encoded by the exons ATGCATGATCACAGTCTTCAATACCCTCTTCCTTGTTTGTATTGCCACCCTTATAGCTATATTAGGATG GTTCAAAATCTCATAGAGAGATGCATTCTCTTTCACATGAGCCAAGACCAGTGCGTAAGGGCACTGGCAGAACATGCAGGGATTAAGCCACTTGTTACTGTTACAG TGTGGAAAGAGTTGCAAAAGGAGAACAAGGAGTTCTTTAGAGCATATTTGCAAGTTACCACTCCCAGGCCATTATTCATGA GTAGATGTTTTCAAAGGAGACCAAATTTGGCAAGAAGGAAACACTGGAAATGA